The Periplaneta americana isolate PAMFEO1 chromosome 10, P.americana_PAMFEO1_priV1, whole genome shotgun sequence genome includes a window with the following:
- the LOC138707357 gene encoding uncharacterized protein has protein sequence MRSPDQFWIRCTKAVLWPSIGCGRGSWAEGAMARYGAVLLALLAAGLGRVTGAHWTHSTDLDPNYSVFWTPGEEDITFEVQVRTLGYIGFGFSADGQMPGADIVTGWIQDNQVFFQVGHGNSFNKSFYGHSKCPKQMKVLMNTDTGQHGSVSVIYFGGCFITRLRDFEPDRAVQWEIRVTAY, from the coding sequence GCTGTGTTGTGGCCTAGCATAGGATGCGGCCGGGGATCGTGGGCTGAGGGCGCCATGGCGCGGTACGGGGCCGTGCTGCTCGCCCTGCTGGCCGCGGGGCTGGGCCGCGTGACCGGGGCCCACTGGACCCATTCTACAGACCTGGACCCCAATTACTCTGTGTTCTGGACTCCCGGCGAGGAAGACATCACGTTCGAAGTGCAAGTGCGGACTCTGGGATACATCGGCTTCGGATTCTCCGCGGATGGACAGATGCCTGGAGCTGACATCGTCACCGGATGGATTCAAGATAACCAGGTCTTTTTCCAGGTAGGACACGGCAACAGTTTTAATAAAAGTTTCTATGGTCACTCAAAATGTCCCAAACAGATGAAAGTACTGATGAACACAGATACAGGACAACACGGGTCAGTGTCCGTCATTTACTTCGGCGGCTGcttcataaccaggcttcgagacttcgaacccgatagagcagttcagtgggaaatccgcgtaacggcgtactga